One bacterium DNA segment encodes these proteins:
- the kdsB gene encoding 3-deoxy-manno-octulosonate cytidylyltransferase: protein PARFGSTRFPGKPLADIRGRPMIWHVYQRCLKAKHLDQILVATDDKRIRDCVLGFGGLAVMTLKKHRSGTDRIAEALTKIETRNSKFGTIINIQGDEPLIDPKAIDLLVKAMSGDKNIEMATLAGSFNDQNDLLSANTTKVVADERGNAMYFSRSVIPGSRGSAFRISTYLKHIGIYAYRREILFKMISWPQSAMEKAEKLEQLRALEYGVKIKIIKTGYRPQAVDTPADLARVLKTLRGQSFA, encoded by the coding sequence TTCCGGCCAGATTCGGCTCCACCAGGTTCCCCGGCAAACCGCTGGCGGATATCCGGGGACGGCCCATGATCTGGCATGTATACCAGCGCTGTCTTAAGGCGAAGCACCTGGATCAGATACTGGTGGCCACCGATGACAAAAGGATCCGCGACTGCGTTTTGGGTTTCGGCGGGCTGGCGGTGATGACCTTGAAAAAGCACCGCTCGGGCACCGACCGGATAGCCGAGGCCTTGACTAAAATCGAAACCCGAAACTCAAAATTCGGAACGATCATCAACATTCAGGGCGATGAACCACTGATAGATCCCAAAGCCATTGACCTTTTAGTCAAAGCCATGTCGGGCGACAAAAACATTGAAATGGCCACGCTGGCTGGAAGTTTTAATGATCAAAATGACCTGCTAAGCGCCAATACCACAAAGGTGGTGGCGGATGAACGGGGGAATGCCATGTACTTTTCCCGGTCTGTCATCCCCGGAAGCAGGGGAAGCGCCTTCCGGATCTCAACCTACCTGAAACATATCGGCATTTACGCCTACCGCCGTGAAATCCTTTTCAAAATGATATCCTGGCCACAGTCTGCTATGGAAAAAGCCGAGAAACTGGAACAATTACGGGCGTTAGAATACGGGGTAAAGATCAAAATCATAAAAACCGGTTACCGCCCGCAGGCGGTGGATACGCCGGCTGACCTGGCCCGGGTCCTTAAAACATTAAGGGGCCAATCTTTTGCTTGA
- a CDS encoding tetratricopeptide repeat protein, translated as MRKQWFSLAALIVAIAGMSFMLMGCDAVISGALVHIQQNDYEGAIRVLHDGLAQTPGNGQYYALLAQCYVTTRQFKEAGPAYEMAIKNWPDKKDSLIKARDYEWALLINSAQKNLKQMATVAPESVKAYSDNVLKYLNQAVDFAPDKADNYALYGSYHSLSGKPEEAKKMFEKALKMDPNNVKLNLTIARNISQTGNLDEAIKYYQKYNGLKKDDFEGYLELGKIYLQKKMYAEAAEAFNQAVALKKDDFLSVYLLGNAYLQIGKYQEAVQAFTASSVIDPNNKNAWYNLGQAYYSAKDYTKAAENFDKVVKIDNKDLEAWVFVGYLSEKVKDYQKALDAYKTLVTLKPESVEYWGSLSQVYVKMGRKAEAEDAAKKAKALEKK; from the coding sequence ATGAGGAAACAGTGGTTTTCCCTGGCCGCCTTGATAGTGGCGATAGCGGGTATGAGTTTCATGCTGATGGGCTGCGACGCCGTGATCAGTGGGGCCCTGGTTCACATCCAGCAGAATGATTATGAAGGCGCCATCAGGGTGCTTCATGACGGCCTCGCCCAAACCCCGGGCAACGGACAGTATTATGCTTTACTGGCTCAATGTTATGTCACCACCCGTCAGTTCAAAGAAGCCGGCCCGGCCTATGAAATGGCCATCAAGAACTGGCCGGACAAGAAAGACTCACTAATTAAAGCCCGGGATTACGAATGGGCATTGCTCATTAACAGTGCCCAGAAAAACCTAAAGCAGATGGCGACAGTGGCTCCGGAGTCAGTCAAGGCCTATTCCGACAATGTCCTGAAGTACCTGAATCAGGCCGTTGACTTTGCCCCGGATAAGGCGGATAATTACGCTCTTTATGGCTCATACCACAGCCTTAGCGGCAAGCCCGAAGAGGCAAAGAAGATGTTTGAAAAGGCCCTCAAAATGGATCCCAACAATGTCAAGCTTAATTTAACAATAGCCAGGAATATTTCTCAGACGGGGAATTTGGATGAGGCCATAAAATATTATCAAAAATATAACGGCCTGAAGAAGGATGATTTTGAGGGATACCTGGAACTGGGGAAAATATATCTCCAGAAAAAAATGTACGCGGAAGCTGCAGAAGCGTTTAATCAAGCCGTGGCATTAAAGAAAGATGATTTTTTAAGTGTCTATTTATTGGGTAATGCTTACCTGCAAATAGGAAAATACCAGGAAGCCGTTCAGGCTTTTACCGCTTCATCGGTGATAGACCCCAACAACAAGAATGCCTGGTATAACCTGGGGCAAGCTTATTATAGTGCCAAGGATTACACGAAGGCCGCCGAAAATTTTGACAAAGTGGTGAAGATCGACAACAAGGACCTGGAGGCTTGGGTGTTTGTGGGATACTTGTCCGAAAAGGTGAAGGATTATCAGAAAGCGCTGGATGCATACAAAACCCTGGTAACCCTAAAGCCAGAGTCGGTCGAGTACTGGGGAAGTCTTTCCCAGGTATATGTTAAAATGGGACGCAAGGCCGAGGCCGAAGATGCCGCCAAGAAAGCCA